A single Brassica rapa cultivar Chiifu-401-42 chromosome A04, CAAS_Brap_v3.01, whole genome shotgun sequence DNA region contains:
- the LOC103862980 gene encoding protein YLS3: MGYNQNQQMLALCITLTIMFLGVRSDLNQDIKGCQDSMSDLYSCLPFVTNKAKAPDSTCCTTLKEKLDKGQTKRCLCTLVKDRDDPGLGFKVDANRAMSLPSACHVPANITQCPELLHLPPDSAAAKIFKQFTESSSQNVGHKAVSTSSSVKGRDKKQFGLMMAGAFSVWYLM, encoded by the exons ATGGGTTACAACCAAAATCAACAAATGCTGGCTCTATGCATAACATTAACAATAATGTTTCTTGGTGTGAGATCAGATTTGAATCAGGACATAAAAGGGTGTCAAGATTCCATGTCTGATCTCTACTCTTGTCTTCCTTTTGTCACTAACAAAGCTAAAGCTCCAGACTCAACATGTTGCACCACACTCAAAGAAAAACTAGACAAAGGACAGACCAAGAGATGTCTCTGCACTCTTGTCAAAGACAGGGATGATCCTGGTTTAGGGTTCAAGGTTGATGCCAACCGTGCAATGAGCCTCCCTTCCGCTTGTCATGTCCCTGCAAATATTACACAATGCCCAG AGCTTCTACATTTGCCTCCAGATTCAGCAGCCGCTAAGATTTTTAAGCAATTCACTGAATCCTCCTCTCAGAATGTTGGACACAAAG CTGTATCCACAAGTTCAAGCGTTAAAGGAAGAGATAAGAAGCAATTTGGACTAATGATGGCTGGAGCTTTCTCAGTATGGTACTTAATGTAA